A genomic region of uncultured Roseibium sp. contains the following coding sequences:
- a CDS encoding adenylate/guanylate cyclase domain-containing protein: MTASASEPVKTVPAERKRKTGPSWGNWRQRLRLWSGLILFVYCLSHFSNHAFGIISVDAMEKASVWHYRIWRNEIGETVLMLAAVTHVFLALWRTGRRRTLKMPPWEFAQLVLGLYIPWSLIPHVGTTMGLANEFGFSPTYHQMLTILWPQHGLTQSVLLLAVWAHAMIGLHFWLRLYPLYHRLRYAALGFAIAMPVLALWGFIEGARRLELAKDVKLKVTKEQFDWLTAFVIEARAVVFGLIAASLAVILLRYVFSLTARRLTITYPGSLSIRAKPGATLLEMSRINDVPIASVCGGRARCSTCRVKVLEGRAALAAPGTAEKAVLARISAEDDVRLACQIRPQQNIEVLPLVPVKAKAETTENLKDAYYWGVEQDVVVMFVDLRNFTRITESQLAYDVVHLLNSYLEQASAAIRAEGGFVDKFIGDGIMAIFGMDSDVATGARQALRASRRIENVMKELEAEKGPQFQDPIRLGIGLHLGPAILGRIGAAGTSGGLTALGDVVNTSSRLETENKAHNSFLAVSKDVADAANVTVPDAFAAEINIRGKEIPLQIFALSSLDALDIPAD; this comes from the coding sequence ATGACCGCATCAGCGAGCGAACCGGTCAAGACGGTGCCTGCGGAACGCAAGCGGAAGACAGGCCCGTCGTGGGGCAACTGGCGACAAAGGCTGCGCCTTTGGAGCGGCCTTATTCTGTTCGTCTACTGCCTCAGCCACTTTTCGAACCACGCTTTCGGCATCATTTCTGTGGATGCCATGGAAAAGGCCTCGGTCTGGCACTATCGCATCTGGCGCAACGAAATCGGTGAAACCGTGCTGATGCTCGCGGCAGTCACGCATGTCTTCCTGGCACTGTGGCGCACAGGACGACGGCGTACGCTGAAAATGCCGCCCTGGGAATTCGCGCAACTGGTTCTCGGGCTCTACATTCCGTGGTCTCTCATACCGCATGTCGGCACGACCATGGGACTGGCCAACGAATTCGGGTTTTCACCGACCTACCACCAGATGCTCACGATTCTCTGGCCGCAACACGGGTTGACGCAATCCGTCCTGCTCCTCGCGGTCTGGGCACACGCCATGATCGGCCTGCATTTCTGGCTGCGGCTTTATCCCCTTTATCACCGGTTGCGATACGCCGCCCTCGGGTTTGCCATCGCCATGCCTGTTCTCGCGCTCTGGGGATTTATCGAAGGCGCCCGGCGGCTTGAACTGGCAAAGGATGTCAAACTCAAGGTGACGAAAGAGCAGTTTGACTGGCTGACGGCCTTCGTCATCGAAGCCCGTGCCGTCGTTTTCGGTCTCATTGCCGCCAGCCTCGCGGTCATCCTGCTCCGCTATGTCTTCAGCCTGACGGCCCGCCGGCTGACGATCACCTACCCCGGAAGCCTGTCGATCCGGGCCAAACCCGGCGCAACCCTGCTCGAGATGAGCCGCATCAACGATGTCCCGATCGCCTCGGTCTGCGGCGGGCGCGCGCGCTGCTCGACCTGCAGGGTGAAGGTCCTCGAGGGACGCGCCGCGCTGGCGGCGCCGGGCACAGCTGAAAAAGCCGTCCTGGCCCGGATATCCGCCGAAGACGATGTCAGGCTGGCCTGCCAGATCCGGCCGCAGCAGAATATCGAGGTGCTGCCGCTTGTGCCCGTCAAGGCAAAGGCGGAAACTACGGAGAACCTCAAGGATGCCTATTACTGGGGCGTCGAGCAGGATGTCGTCGTGATGTTCGTCGATCTCAGGAATTTCACGCGCATTACCGAATCCCAGCTCGCCTATGACGTGGTGCATCTCCTGAACAGTTATCTGGAGCAGGCCTCCGCCGCCATTCGCGCGGAAGGCGGTTTTGTCGACAAGTTCATAGGCGACGGCATCATGGCCATCTTCGGGATGGACAGCGACGTGGCGACCGGCGCACGCCAGGCGCTGCGCGCGTCCCGCCGCATCGAGAATGTCATGAAGGAACTTGAGGCGGAAAAGGGGCCGCAGTTTCAGGACCCGATCCGGCTTGGGATCGGACTGCATCTGGGGCCCGCGATCCTCGGCCGGATCGGTGCCGCCGGCACGTCCGGCGGCCTCACGGCGCTTGGCGACGTGGTCAATACGTCGAGCCGGCTGGAGACCGAGAACAAGGCCCACAACAGTTTTCTCGCTGTTTCCAAGGACGTGGCCGACGCCGCGAACGTGACCGTGCCCGACGCTTTCGCCGCCGAAATCAATATCAGGGGAAAGGAAATCCCCTTGCAAATCTTTGCCTTGAGCAGCTTAGATGCGCTGGATATCCCGGCGGACTAG
- a CDS encoding ArsC family reductase encodes MKVYGIKNCDTVKKARKFLEEAGIAYDFHDYKKDGVNGDRLAAFVNEFGWDTILNKRGTTWRKLDEATKESVTDAASALDVMIENPSTIKRPIVEGEAKNFVGFDPVSWEMALELGELK; translated from the coding sequence ATGAAGGTCTACGGCATCAAGAACTGCGACACGGTCAAGAAAGCGCGCAAATTCCTGGAAGAGGCGGGCATTGCATACGATTTTCACGACTACAAGAAGGACGGCGTCAACGGCGACAGGCTGGCGGCTTTTGTCAATGAGTTCGGCTGGGACACAATCCTCAACAAGCGCGGCACGACCTGGCGCAAGCTGGACGAAGCCACAAAAGAGTCGGTAACCGATGCGGCGTCCGCGCTCGATGTCATGATTGAAAACCCATCAACGATCAAACGCCCAATCGTCGAAGGTGAAGCGAAGAATTTTGTCGGATTCGACCCCGTTTCCTGGGAAATGGCACTTGAGCTTGGCGAGTTGAAGTAA
- a CDS encoding D-Ala-D-Ala carboxypeptidase family metallohydrolase produces MSQRLFAWIFLIGFTVTLAGCGTVAGVTGLGWATASHSSIDYDDSSWCVPRKLKKVLNRVASRYGEVSVHSTKRWWLENWRKGGARNSYHLNCQAVDFSVSGDPSTIIAYLKSQPEVGGYKYYASGHYHIDTGPRRTW; encoded by the coding sequence ATGTCCCAACGCCTCTTCGCCTGGATATTCCTTATCGGATTTACCGTCACGCTTGCAGGATGCGGCACCGTTGCAGGGGTCACCGGGCTGGGATGGGCCACCGCTTCGCACAGCTCAATCGACTATGACGATTCGTCGTGGTGCGTTCCGCGAAAGCTCAAGAAGGTTCTCAATCGGGTTGCCAGCCGCTACGGCGAGGTCTCGGTTCACTCCACGAAACGCTGGTGGCTGGAAAACTGGCGCAAGGGCGGAGCGCGAAACTCCTATCACCTCAATTGCCAGGCCGTGGATTTTTCGGTCAGCGGCGACCCTTCCACCATCATCGCCTACCTGAAATCGCAGCCTGAGGTCGGCGGATACAAATACTACGCGTCCGGCCACTATCACATCGACACAGGCCCGCGCAGAACCTGGTAA
- a CDS encoding aspartate aminotransferase family protein: protein MSHVFPRHTKASPPVADRGEGCYIIDKNGKKYFDGSGGAAVSCLGHSDPDVTRAIKNQVDRIAFAHTGFFTSEPAEELADLLVSKAPGNLDRVYFVSGGSEAVEAALKLARQYCLEKGETSRHRVIARRQSYHGNTLGALATGGNQWRREPFSPLMIETSHISACYEYRGRGEDETAFEYGQRVAGELETEILRLGPENVMAFVAEPVVGATAGAVPPVEGYFKRVREICDTHGVLLILDEVMCGMGRTGSLFAHEQDGISPDILCIAKGLGAGYQPIGAMLCTDEIYHAIEAGSGFFQHGHTYIGHPTACAAALTVFGKLSAGLVDRVLPMGDKLDEALRDAFAQHPHVGDMRGRGLFRGIELVADRSTKAPFDPAAGINKKIKKAAFEAGLICYPMGGTIDGVRGDHVLLAPPFIIEETHVSEIVDKLDTAIKSALQ from the coding sequence ATGTCTCACGTTTTTCCACGCCACACGAAAGCCAGTCCACCGGTCGCCGATCGTGGAGAGGGTTGCTATATCATTGATAAAAATGGAAAAAAATATTTTGACGGATCAGGTGGCGCGGCCGTGTCCTGCCTCGGGCACAGCGACCCGGACGTAACCCGGGCAATCAAGAACCAGGTCGACCGGATCGCCTTTGCCCATACCGGTTTCTTCACCTCCGAACCTGCCGAGGAACTGGCTGACCTGCTTGTCTCGAAGGCACCTGGAAATCTCGACCGGGTCTACTTCGTTTCGGGTGGCTCCGAGGCGGTTGAAGCCGCTCTCAAGCTTGCACGCCAGTACTGCCTGGAAAAGGGGGAGACGTCGCGGCACCGCGTGATTGCGCGCCGCCAGAGCTATCATGGAAACACGCTGGGCGCCCTCGCAACAGGGGGCAACCAGTGGCGGCGCGAGCCTTTCTCGCCTCTGATGATCGAGACCTCGCACATCTCCGCCTGTTACGAGTATCGCGGACGCGGGGAGGACGAAACCGCATTCGAATACGGCCAGCGTGTTGCCGGCGAACTGGAAACCGAGATACTCAGGCTCGGACCCGAGAACGTGATGGCCTTTGTCGCGGAACCGGTCGTCGGAGCGACAGCGGGGGCCGTGCCGCCGGTTGAAGGCTATTTCAAACGGGTGCGCGAGATCTGCGACACCCATGGGGTTCTCCTGATACTCGACGAAGTCATGTGCGGAATGGGCCGGACGGGTTCGCTGTTTGCCCACGAACAGGACGGCATCTCCCCGGACATCTTGTGCATTGCCAAGGGCCTGGGCGCAGGTTACCAGCCGATCGGTGCAATGTTGTGCACGGACGAGATCTATCACGCGATCGAGGCCGGATCCGGGTTCTTCCAGCACGGCCACACCTATATCGGGCATCCGACGGCCTGCGCGGCTGCATTGACGGTCTTCGGGAAGCTGAGTGCGGGACTGGTGGATCGCGTATTGCCCATGGGAGACAAGCTTGACGAAGCGCTGCGGGACGCCTTCGCACAGCATCCCCATGTCGGCGACATGCGCGGACGTGGACTGTTCCGGGGCATTGAACTCGTCGCGGACAGGTCCACCAAAGCCCCGTTCGACCCCGCGGCCGGCATCAACAAGAAGATCAAGAAAGCCGCGTTTGAAGCCGGACTCATCTGTTACCCTATGGGCGGCACGATCGATGGCGTCAGGGGCGACCATGTTCTGCTGGCGCCGCCGTTTATCATCGAGGAGACCCATGTCTCCGAGATCGTCGACAAGCTGGACACGGCAATCAAATCGGCGCTCCAGTGA
- a CDS encoding LysE family translocator codes for MDLATFLAFAIFIIVMTGTPGPGNLTFLAIGASAGYRTAFPVIVASQIGSLPLKLSVAYGLGHVMAGGGPIVTLFKVLSMAYMTYLAWRIISLSVKPKGEVALPSFWEGLLIHPLSPKTWAMNLVAFSTFLAGNGLGIHENALILVAGFTLGGMVFHSLWALLGVSILALIGDGPVMRIITVLMAVSMLAATVWALAI; via the coding sequence ATGGATCTGGCCACCTTCCTGGCATTCGCCATTTTCATCATTGTCATGACCGGGACACCGGGGCCGGGAAACCTGACGTTTCTCGCCATCGGTGCGTCCGCGGGCTACCGCACGGCGTTTCCTGTGATCGTGGCGTCGCAGATCGGCTCGCTTCCGCTGAAACTCAGTGTCGCCTACGGGCTGGGGCACGTGATGGCAGGCGGAGGGCCGATCGTCACGCTCTTCAAGGTGTTGAGCATGGCGTACATGACCTATCTTGCCTGGCGGATCATATCCCTGTCGGTGAAGCCGAAGGGGGAAGTGGCGCTGCCCAGTTTCTGGGAAGGTCTATTGATCCATCCGCTCAGCCCGAAAACCTGGGCAATGAACCTGGTGGCGTTTTCGACTTTTCTTGCAGGAAACGGGCTCGGAATTCACGAAAACGCGTTGATTCTCGTGGCCGGATTCACGTTGGGCGGAATGGTTTTCCATTCGCTCTGGGCGCTGCTCGGTGTCTCGATCCTCGCCCTGATCGGCGACGGGCCTGTCATGCGCATCATCACCGTCCTGATGGCGGTTTCCATGCTTGCGGCAACCGTCTGGGCGCTAGCGATCTGA
- a CDS encoding PLP-dependent aminotransferase family protein, which yields MTMWIPKIEDAQGPIYLAIADALEADISSGVLDQGYRLPPQRELAYQLGVTLGTVTRAYGEAERRRLVKGETGRGTYVAPETHKVSPLVPTEDETDICDLARNFAYPHLNPSLSDGLVRMARTAGIDRLNGFVPSEGLKAHRETGVLVFKDYGLDADPDRVAVTCGAQHGIQVTCQALFRSGDAIAIDRFTYPSIFPSLASIGLKAVSVPALRRSDGGFGAMDSEALAQAARVHGVKGVFLMPNMQNPTTHTMSIEEREKLVAVARAHDLKIVEDDPYTPFLPERLPAFGALAPERTASIASISKVCSPGSRIGFVHVPELFGDSIRNKIGESTWMASPITAELIAGWVREGHLFKTLRLKRKANRARFQKARDILSPYFLQGDTHKVFGWLRLPDHVDPDAVQAALGHQRISVLSSRYFQAKDNAPAPYLRITFGSEESDDRFFRSLEKVRSTIDQLAELPELGRPVG from the coding sequence ATGACAATGTGGATTCCCAAGATCGAAGACGCGCAAGGGCCGATCTATCTGGCGATCGCCGATGCGCTGGAAGCCGATATCAGCAGCGGTGTCCTTGATCAGGGATACCGGCTGCCGCCACAGCGCGAGTTGGCTTATCAGCTGGGCGTTACGCTCGGAACGGTCACGCGCGCCTACGGCGAGGCCGAACGGCGCCGTCTCGTCAAGGGCGAAACGGGCCGGGGAACGTATGTCGCGCCCGAGACGCACAAGGTCTCGCCTCTGGTTCCGACAGAAGACGAAACGGATATTTGCGATCTGGCGCGCAACTTCGCCTATCCGCACCTGAACCCCAGTCTTTCCGATGGCCTTGTCCGGATGGCGCGCACGGCTGGAATTGACCGGTTGAACGGCTTTGTGCCGTCGGAGGGCTTGAAGGCGCATCGTGAAACGGGGGTGCTGGTCTTCAAGGATTACGGGCTGGATGCGGATCCTGACCGGGTCGCCGTGACCTGTGGCGCACAGCACGGCATCCAGGTGACCTGCCAGGCGCTTTTCCGCAGCGGCGATGCCATTGCCATCGACAGGTTCACCTACCCGTCGATCTTCCCGTCGCTGGCAAGCATAGGGTTGAAGGCGGTCTCCGTCCCGGCCCTTCGGCGGTCCGACGGCGGCTTCGGGGCCATGGACTCAGAAGCGCTGGCGCAAGCCGCGCGGGTGCACGGCGTAAAGGGTGTGTTCCTGATGCCCAACATGCAGAATCCGACCACCCACACGATGTCGATCGAGGAGCGTGAAAAACTCGTCGCAGTTGCCCGGGCGCACGATCTCAAGATCGTCGAGGATGATCCCTATACGCCGTTTCTTCCCGAGCGCCTCCCGGCCTTCGGAGCGCTTGCACCGGAGCGCACCGCCTCCATCGCCAGCATCTCCAAGGTCTGTTCACCGGGCAGCCGCATCGGTTTCGTGCATGTGCCGGAACTGTTCGGCGACTCGATCCGCAACAAGATCGGCGAAAGCACGTGGATGGCTTCGCCGATCACCGCGGAGCTGATCGCCGGCTGGGTGCGCGAGGGACACCTGTTCAAGACCCTGCGCCTGAAGCGCAAGGCCAACCGTGCCCGTTTCCAGAAAGCACGCGATATCCTGTCGCCCTATTTTCTGCAAGGCGATACGCACAAGGTTTTCGGATGGCTGCGTCTGCCCGATCATGTCGATCCGGATGCGGTCCAGGCGGCGCTTGGACATCAGCGGATTTCGGTGCTGTCCTCACGCTACTTTCAGGCGAAGGACAACGCGCCCGCGCCCTATCTGCGCATCACGTTCGGCTCGGAGGAATCCGACGACCGCTTTTTCCGGTCCCTCGAAAAGGTGCGCTCGACAATAGACCAATTGGCCGAATTGCCGGAATTGGGCCGGCCTGTAGGATAG
- a CDS encoding ABC transporter ATP-binding protein, with the protein MAIWSRKNRQENRRVCDPHADPFAVFEEVSLKLGGKQILSGLTLSLREDRIGVIGLNGSGKSSFVRLLNGLRQPAGGSLTLFGADAASAAPELPRHVGFVFQNPDHQAIFPTVEEEIAFGLTQLGADRLESRERAREFLAVHGCEQLAALPVAELSEGQKQLVCILSVLVMEPRLLVLDEPMTSLDMLATRKIRDKLLSLPQKIVMVSHDFSHFEGFDRVLWLEDGRLRMDGSPYKVLRAFEADVERRSGVKLELAAL; encoded by the coding sequence ATGGCGATCTGGTCCAGGAAAAACAGGCAGGAAAACAGGCGGGTCTGCGATCCGCATGCCGATCCCTTTGCCGTTTTCGAAGAGGTCTCGCTCAAGCTTGGCGGCAAGCAAATCCTGTCCGGCCTGACACTCTCGCTCAGGGAAGACAGGATCGGCGTGATCGGATTGAACGGATCCGGAAAGAGCTCCTTTGTCCGCCTTCTGAACGGCTTGCGCCAGCCCGCCGGCGGGTCATTGACCTTGTTCGGGGCGGATGCCGCCAGCGCAGCTCCCGAATTGCCGCGCCATGTCGGCTTTGTCTTTCAGAACCCGGACCATCAGGCGATATTTCCGACGGTTGAGGAAGAGATCGCCTTCGGTCTGACCCAACTGGGGGCGGACCGGCTGGAAAGCCGGGAACGGGCCCGGGAATTTCTCGCCGTGCATGGCTGCGAGCAGTTGGCCGCCCTGCCGGTTGCCGAACTGTCGGAAGGCCAGAAACAGCTTGTGTGCATCCTGTCCGTCCTGGTCATGGAACCGCGTTTGCTGGTTCTCGATGAACCGATGACAAGCCTTGACATGCTGGCAACGCGAAAGATCCGCGACAAACTTCTGTCCCTGCCGCAGAAGATCGTCATGGTGAGCCACGACTTTAGCCACTTCGAGGGATTTGACCGCGTGCTCTGGCTCGAGGATGGCCGCCTGCGCATGGACGGATCGCCTTACAAGGTCCTGCGTGCCTTCGAGGCGGATGTCGAGCGGCGATCGGGCGTCAAACTGGAGCTGGCCGCGCTGTGA
- a CDS encoding energy-coupling factor transporter transmembrane protein EcfT: MISIYLQGDSWLHRTPAGLKLLVVAVASLFLFQVNAPLVFMGCLAGVIGCYATLGHEGLARLAMLRGLTVLLAILLVLHWVSGTFWDGVSVILRLVVLILAANLVSITTRMDDMLEAVTPLFRPLEWLGLSARKPALCVALVLRFAPYMMQIFSRMREAYQARTGAKNSWKLIPPLAIQCLRMSDNVADALQARGGSEGLAGQAEIRTGSKTA, from the coding sequence GTGATATCGATCTACCTTCAGGGCGACAGCTGGCTGCACCGGACCCCGGCGGGACTTAAACTGCTCGTGGTCGCGGTCGCGAGCCTGTTTCTCTTCCAGGTCAATGCGCCTCTGGTCTTTATGGGCTGCCTTGCAGGCGTCATCGGATGCTATGCAACGCTCGGGCACGAGGGTCTTGCGCGTCTGGCGATGCTGCGCGGCCTGACGGTGTTGTTGGCGATCCTTCTTGTTCTGCACTGGGTATCCGGCACCTTCTGGGACGGCGTCTCGGTCATCCTGCGGCTGGTCGTGCTGATCCTTGCCGCCAACCTTGTCTCCATCACCACCCGGATGGATGACATGCTGGAAGCGGTCACGCCCTTGTTCAGGCCGCTCGAGTGGCTGGGGCTTTCGGCGCGCAAACCCGCGCTCTGCGTTGCCCTTGTCCTGCGCTTCGCGCCTTACATGATGCAGATCTTCTCCAGGATGCGCGAGGCTTATCAGGCACGCACCGGGGCGAAGAATTCATGGAAACTCATACCGCCGCTGGCCATCCAGTGCCTGCGCATGTCCGACAACGTCGCCGATGCGCTGCAGGCGCGCGGCGGATCCGAGGGCCTGGCGGGGCAGGCTGAAATTCGCACAGGGTCCAAAACGGCCTGA
- a CDS encoding biotin transporter BioY, which translates to MADRSLVHIAFYAALIAALGLVPPVAIPFLGGVPITAQTLGVMLAGIMLGPVRGALAVLLFLFLVALGAPFLAGGRGGLGVFATPSVGFLIGWPVGAFVAGWIMRATPGMNIFASAAISAAVGGILVVYLFGIPGVAYMASLPLLTAAAGSAVYIPGDLVKVVLAALIAQTIARGLPGAMLSRG; encoded by the coding sequence ATGGCTGATCGCTCACTCGTTCATATCGCATTTTACGCGGCACTGATTGCCGCCCTTGGACTGGTGCCGCCGGTCGCTATACCGTTCCTGGGCGGCGTGCCCATCACGGCGCAAACGCTCGGCGTGATGCTGGCCGGGATCATGTTGGGCCCGGTGCGTGGCGCTCTCGCCGTTCTCCTGTTCCTGTTTCTCGTGGCACTCGGTGCACCGTTCCTTGCCGGTGGACGCGGCGGTTTGGGCGTCTTTGCCACACCCTCGGTCGGCTTTCTGATCGGCTGGCCGGTCGGTGCGTTCGTGGCTGGCTGGATCATGCGGGCAACCCCGGGGATGAACATTTTCGCCTCAGCCGCGATTTCCGCGGCAGTCGGCGGTATTCTCGTGGTTTATCTCTTTGGAATTCCAGGTGTCGCCTATATGGCCAGCCTGCCCCTCCTGACGGCGGCAGCGGGCAGCGCGGTCTACATTCCGGGGGATCTGGTCAAGGTCGTGCTGGCCGCGCTGATCGCCCAGACGATCGCCCGCGGGTTGCCGGGAGCGATGTTGTCGCGCGGCTGA
- a CDS encoding AMP-binding protein: protein MAFVGSSLDEAATKRPDQTALKSGAAAWSWRDLLDAVGSVETAICRATGKSGRVALLLDDPAALLICFFACARTGRIAMVLDPGWPAGQRAGVLDDAAPDLILDRQACSAALSNKSRGRVAKDTGHPCEDDPFYCGFTSGSTGRPKGYLRNHGSWLESFELSDREFGIPCRERVVVAGQLTHSLHLYGAVCGLERGHQVVLSPRFDPRTLLTDLSGSAHGSALYATPTQLHFLAEAAERKGPLDAVRHVLSSGAKWQDDDRRRLGGLFPNAQLIEFYGASETSFVTVSAGGALPPGSVGKPPPEVKIVIGDPDAPAAVGTCGAIWVKSALLFSGYLCGDDPQTRWKAGWLTFGDEGFLDKDGFLFLTGRANRMIVTSGMNVYPEEIEGVLMAHPAVAGAVVAGVDDPVRGTRLEAAVQLQEPLEHPRDVLLAYCRESLASAKLPRRIHFFDHLPQTAGGKLDIQRVSGMMKHGESDE from the coding sequence ATGGCTTTCGTCGGATCCAGCCTGGATGAGGCCGCCACAAAGCGGCCCGATCAAACCGCGCTGAAGAGCGGTGCGGCGGCCTGGTCGTGGCGCGATCTTCTGGACGCGGTCGGATCGGTTGAGACGGCCATCTGCCGCGCCACCGGCAAGAGCGGCCGGGTTGCTCTTCTTCTCGACGATCCTGCCGCGCTGCTCATCTGTTTCTTTGCCTGCGCCCGTACGGGACGGATCGCCATGGTTCTGGATCCGGGCTGGCCGGCCGGGCAGCGCGCCGGCGTGCTCGATGATGCAGCCCCTGACCTGATCCTCGACCGGCAGGCCTGTTCGGCGGCGCTTTCGAATAAGTCCCGGGGGCGTGTCGCAAAGGACACCGGCCATCCGTGCGAAGATGATCCCTTCTACTGCGGCTTTACCTCGGGCTCGACAGGCCGGCCGAAGGGATATCTCAGAAATCACGGCTCCTGGCTGGAGAGTTTCGAGCTGTCCGACAGGGAATTCGGCATCCCGTGCCGCGAACGCGTTGTTGTCGCGGGGCAGCTGACCCATTCGCTCCATCTTTATGGAGCCGTCTGCGGTCTTGAGCGTGGCCACCAAGTCGTGCTGTCACCGCGCTTCGATCCGCGAACGTTACTCACCGATCTTTCAGGAAGCGCGCACGGCTCCGCGCTCTATGCGACGCCGACCCAGTTGCACTTCCTGGCTGAAGCCGCGGAGCGCAAGGGACCGCTTGATGCGGTCCGTCACGTTCTTTCCAGCGGCGCCAAATGGCAGGACGATGACCGACGGCGCCTCGGCGGCCTGTTTCCGAATGCGCAGCTGATCGAATTCTACGGGGCATCCGAAACAAGCTTCGTTACCGTTTCGGCCGGTGGCGCACTGCCGCCCGGATCGGTCGGCAAGCCGCCGCCCGAGGTGAAGATCGTCATCGGCGACCCGGACGCACCGGCCGCCGTCGGGACATGCGGCGCCATCTGGGTAAAGAGCGCCCTGCTGTTCTCCGGTTACCTGTGCGGCGATGACCCCCAGACCAGGTGGAAAGCCGGATGGTTGACTTTCGGCGACGAAGGCTTTCTGGACAAGGATGGCTTCCTGTTCCTGACGGGCCGCGCCAACCGGATGATCGTGACGTCCGGGATGAATGTCTATCCTGAAGAGATAGAAGGCGTTCTGATGGCGCATCCGGCGGTTGCCGGCGCGGTCGTCGCCGGTGTTGACGACCCGGTGCGGGGCACCCGGCTGGAGGCCGCTGTCCAACTGCAGGAACCCCTTGAACATCCGCGGGACGTGTTGCTGGCCTATTGCAGGGAAAGTCTCGCCTCGGCCAAACTGCCGCGCCGTATTCATTTCTTCGACCACTTGCCTCAAACGGCCGGAGGAAAGCTCGACATACAGCGCGTTTCCGGCATGATGAAGCATGGGGAAAGCGACGAATGA
- a CDS encoding thiolase family protein: MTARDGSPAYIIGARRTPVAPLGGALAHLQADELAAPVLKRLLEDAGLAPASVDHVILGNALYAGGNPARLAALRAGLPAEVPAMTIDTQCCSGLDAITLGVRMIEAGAADCVLAGGAESFSRSPIRMHRPTARDTEPVAYNRPAFAPPPFADPDLTEAAARLAQDRKIPATVQAEFAVASHAKAVKERKRWKRKLVTCSPDAREDDFTRPLALKTALRAPVLAGSHGCELTAATIACEADGAAAVLLVSERIWKRSGRPGLKSVAARSAGGDPSDPALAPIGVARSLFAELGKTAAEFEIVELMEAYAVQAMVSIEDLGFDADAVNRHGGALARGHPIGASGAILMVQLFDQLARTSGNAEETRRRRGLALIAAAGGLGSGMAVEAVIPEQEYETSR; encoded by the coding sequence ATGACTGCCCGTGACGGCTCGCCCGCCTATATCATCGGGGCAAGACGGACCCCGGTTGCCCCGCTCGGTGGCGCGCTGGCACATCTGCAGGCCGACGAATTGGCAGCGCCTGTCCTGAAACGGCTCTTGGAGGATGCCGGCCTCGCGCCCGCTTCCGTTGATCACGTCATCCTTGGCAACGCACTTTATGCGGGCGGCAATCCCGCGCGGTTGGCGGCGCTTCGTGCCGGCCTGCCGGCCGAGGTTCCGGCCATGACCATCGACACCCAGTGCTGTTCGGGGCTTGACGCGATAACGCTCGGTGTCCGGATGATCGAAGCCGGTGCGGCAGATTGCGTCCTTGCGGGCGGAGCGGAGAGCTTCAGCCGGTCACCGATCCGCATGCACCGGCCGACGGCGCGGGACACAGAACCTGTTGCCTACAATAGACCGGCCTTCGCTCCACCGCCTTTCGCCGATCCGGATCTGACGGAGGCCGCGGCGCGTCTTGCGCAAGACCGCAAAATACCGGCAACTGTCCAGGCGGAATTTGCGGTTGCCTCGCATGCAAAGGCAGTGAAGGAAAGGAAGCGGTGGAAGAGGAAACTCGTCACATGTTCCCCCGATGCCCGCGAAGACGATTTCACCCGCCCGCTGGCACTGAAAACCGCGTTGCGGGCACCGGTTCTGGCCGGAAGCCATGGGTGTGAACTGACCGCGGCGACCATTGCCTGTGAGGCCGATGGTGCCGCTGCGGTTTTGCTGGTGTCGGAGCGGATCTGGAAGCGGAGCGGTCGTCCCGGCCTGAAGTCTGTCGCCGCGCGCAGTGCGGGCGGAGATCCGTCAGATCCGGCGCTGGCTCCCATTGGCGTCGCAAGATCCCTTTTTGCGGAGCTGGGAAAAACGGCTGCGGAATTCGAAATTGTCGAACTGATGGAAGCCTACGCAGTTCAGGCCATGGTCTCGATCGAAGACCTCGGGTTCGATGCCGACGCTGTGAACAGGCACGGCGGGGCCCTGGCGCGCGGGCATCCGATCGGCGCTTCCGGTGCCATTCTCATGGTTCAGCTCTTTGACCAGCTCGCACGGACGTCGGGGAACGCTGAAGAAACCCGCCGGAGACGGGGTTTGGCGCTGATTGCTGCAGCCGGCGGATTGGGGTCTGGCATGGCCGTTGAAGCGGTCATTCCTGAACAAGAATACGAAACATCTCGTTGA